The following is a genomic window from Spirochaetota bacterium.
AGATTCTGCTCGGCCCTCTTGCGCTCGGTGATGTCGCGTCCCACCAATTGGTACTCGATGATCCCGCCCTGTTCGCGGGATATCGCACGGTACGTCCATTGCTGCCAGTGCTGCTGGCCGTCATCCAGCGAGACGCGGTGCTCGACCGTGCACACCGGTTTCGCGGTGGAGAGCGCCGCGAGCGCCGTTTCCAGGCGGACCCGGTCCTCCCGCGGAACGGCCGATGTGAAGCTTTGGCCTATGAGCGCATCGAGCGTACGGTTGAAAAAGCGGCAGAAGGCTCCGTTTACGAAGGTGAGGGTGCCGTCGGGCAGGCAGCGGCATATGAGCTCGGTTTGATCCTCTACGATGGCGCGGTACCTGGCCTCGCTCTGCGCGAGGCGTTTCTCCAGCCGGTGGCGCTGGAGCGCCGTCTCGATGGCGGTATAGAGGTGTTCCCTGCTCACCG
Proteins encoded in this region:
- a CDS encoding response regulator, which produces MPGARILIVEDENLAAGEYARILRDLDYTIAGNALSGEEALRVLMEARPDLVIMDIELQGAIDGIETAEQMREQTDVPVVFLSTHSDLPSIRRAIHSQAYGYVIKPVSREHLYTAIETALQRHRLEKRLAQSEARYRAIVEDQTELICRCLPDGTLTFVNGAFCRFFNRTLDALIGQSFTSAVPREDRVRLETALAALSTAKPVCTVEHRVSLDDGQQHWQQWTYRAISREQGGIIEYQLVGRDITERKRAEQNL